From Lepus europaeus isolate LE1 chromosome 3, mLepTim1.pri, whole genome shotgun sequence, a single genomic window includes:
- the ABCC10 gene encoding ATP-binding cassette sub-family C member 10 isoform X3, giving the protein MEQLLAQLCGTSAVRPLPVWEGDTAGHCFTQLVLGALPHALLAVLSACHLGRPRRPDYTLPCSPGWRLRLMASILLSILPLLDLLPAALPPGAGPGPLGLEVLAGCVAAVAWSSHSLTLWALARSPHGRSQGPMALALIALLPAPALVLTLLWHCQRGTLLPPLHPGPLVRLCLLILQLTALLAYGLGWAAPGGPRKSRAQEPLISEDQEPEVAEDGESWLSRLSYAWLAPLMTRGACGKLQRPQDTCRLPHRLHPSYLARAFQAHWQEGARLWRALYGAFGRCYLALGLLKLVGTMLGFSGPLLLSLLVGFLEEGQEPLSHGLLYALGLAGGAVLGAVLQNQYGYELRKVTLQARGAVLSILYRKTLQLGPRRPPAGEVLNLLGTDSERLLNFAGSFHEAWGLPLQLAITLYLLYQQVGVAFVGGLILALLLVPVNKVIATRIMASNQEMLQHKDARVKLMTELLSGVRVIKFCGWEQALGARVEACRARELGRLRVIKYLDAACVYLWAALPVVISIVIFITYVLMGHQLTATKVFTALALVRILILPLNNFPWVINGLLEAKVSLDRIQRFLDLPNHSPQAYYSPDPPTEPSTVLELHGALFSWDPVGTSQETFINHLEVKKGMLVGIVGKVGCGKSSLLAAIAGELHRLRGRVAVWGLSKGFGLATQEPWIQFATIRDNILFGKTFDAQLYRDVLEACALNDDLSILPAGDQTEVGEKGVTLSGGQRARIALARAIYQEKELYLLDDPLAAVDADVANHLLHRCILGVLSHTTRLLCTHRTEYLERADVVLLMDAGRLVQAGPPSEILPLVQAVPKAWAEEGQEPDTAKAGSAQNPEKTQEGLEVEQSTSGRLLEEESKKEGAVALHVYRAYWRAVGNGLALAILFSLLLMQATRNAADWWLSHWISQLKAAKNGSQEVPAPASLGSTGPFSPQLLLFTPGSLSTPVFPLPKAAPNGSSDVHFYLIVYATIAGLNSFCTLLRAVLFAAGTLQAATALHHRLLHRVLMAPVTFFDCTPTGRVLNRFSSDVACVDDSLPFILNILLANAAGLLGLLAVLGSGLPWLLLLLPPLSVVYYRVQRHYRASSRELRRLGSLTLSPLYTHLADTLAGLPVLRAAGATDRFEEENQRLLELNQRCQFAASATMQWLDIRLQLMGAAVVSAIAGIALVQHQQGLANPGLVGLSLSYALSLTGLLSGLVSSFTQTEAMLVSVERLEEYCCDLPQEPKGQPLQQGVGWLAQGSVEFQDVVLVYRPGLPHALDGVTFRVQPGEKLGIVGRTGSGKSSLLLVLFRLLEPSSGRVLLDGVDTRQLQLAELRSQLAVIPQQPFLFSGTVRENLDPRGLHEDEALWQALEQCHLREVIGSMGGLDGELGEGGRSLSLGQRQLLCLARALLTEAKILCIDEATASVDQKTEQLLQQTIRKRFANKTVLTIAHRLSTILNSDRVLVLQAGRVVELDSPSALRSQPHSLFQQLLQSSQQAAHPSP; this is encoded by the exons GAGGCCAGATTACACCTtaccctgcagccctggctggcgCCTCCGACTCATGGCTTCCATCCTGCTCTCCATCCTCCCATTGCTAGACCTCcttccagctgctctgccacCAGGGGCAGGCCCAGGGCCTCTAGGGCTAGAAGTGTTGGCAGGGTGTGTGGCAGCTGTGGCTTGGAGCAGCCACAGCCTCACCCTATGGGCATTGGCTCGTTCCCCTCATGGCCGCTCCCAGGGGCCCATGGCCCTGGCTCTGATTGCCcttctgccagccccagccctagtgCTAACCCTGCTCTGGCATTGCCAGCGAGGCACACTTCTGCCCCCACTTCACCCGGGGCCCCTGGTCCGTCTGTGCCTTCTCATCCTGCAACTGACTGCCCTCTTGGCCTATGGACTGGGCTGGGCAGCCCCTGGGGGGCCACGAAAATCCCGGGCCCAGGAGCCCCTCATATCTGAGGATCAAGAACCTGAGGTGGCTGAGGATGGAGAGAGCTGGCTGTCCCGCCTGTCCTATGCCTGGCTGGCACCCTTGATGACCCGGGGGGCCTGTGGCAAGCTCCAGAGACCCCAGGATACTTGCCGCCTTCCCCACAGGCTGCATCCGTCCTACCTGGCCcgtgccttccaggcacattggcaggaaggtgcCCGGCTGTGGAGGGCTCTGTATGGGGCCTTTGGGCGCTGCTACCTGGCACTTGGACTGCTGAAGCTGGTGGGGACCATGCTGGGATTCTcagggcccctgctgctctccctgttGGTGGGCTTCCTAGAGGAGGGGCAGGAACCACTGAGCCATGGTCTGCTGTATGCCCTGGGGCTGGCTGGTGGGGCTGTCCTGGGTGCTGTGCTGCAGAATCAGTATGGGTATGAGTTACGGAAGGTGACCCTTCAGGCAAGGGGGGCCGTGCTAAGCATCCTGTACCGCAAGACTTTACAGCTGGGGCCCCGGCGCCCCCCTGCTGGAGAGGTCTTGAACCTGTTAGGCACTGATTCTGAGCGCCTGCTTAACTTTGCTGGGAGCTTCCACGAGGCCTGGGGCCTGCCCTTGCAGCTCGCCATCACCCTCTACCTGCTGTACCAGCAGGTAGGCGTGGCCTTTGTGGGTGGTCTTATCTTGGCCCTGCTGCTGGTACCTGTCAACAAAGTGATTGCCACCCGCATCATGGCCAGCAACCAGGAGATGCTACAGCACAAGGATGCACGAGTTAAG CTCATGACAGAGCTGCTGAGTGGTGTTCGGGTCATCAAGTTCTGCGGGTGGGAGCAGGCACTGGGGGCCCGAGTAGAGGCCTGCCGGGCTCGAGAGCTGGGGCGACTCCGTGTCATCAAATACCTGGATGCAGCCTGTGTCTACCTGTGGGCTGCCCTGCCGGTCGTCATCTCCATCGTCATCTTCATCACCTATGTTCTCATGGGGCACCAGCTCACCGCCACCAAG GTGTTCACGGCCCTGGCACTGGTCCGCATACTCATCCTACCCCTCAACAACTTCCCTTGGGTGATCAATGGCCTGTTGGAGGCCAAAGTGTCCTTGGACCGGATCCAGCGTTTCCTTGATCTTCCGAACCACAGCCCCCAGGCATACTACAGCCCAG ATCCTCCCACAGAGCCATCGACAGTGTTGGAGCTGCATGGAGCCCTGTTCTCCTGGGACCCTGTCGGAACCAGCCAGGAAACCTTCATCAATCACCTGGAAGTGAAAAAG GGAATGCTGGTGGGCATCGTGGGCAAGGTGGGCTGCGGGAAGAGCTCCCTGCTGGCTGCCATCGCTGGGGAGCTGCACAG GCTGCGTGGACGAGTGGCCGTGTGGGGGCTGTCCaaaggctttggcctggccactcAGGAACCCTGGATCCAGTTTGCCACCATCCGAGACAACATCCTCTTTGGGAAGACATTTGATGCCCAGCTGTACAGAGACGTGCTGGAGGCCTGTGCCCTGAATGATGACCTCAGC ATCCTGCCTGCTGGAGACCAGACAGAGGTCGGAGAGAAGGGTGTAACCCTCAGCGGGGGACAGCGGGCCAGGATAGCCCTTGCCCGTGCCATCTACCAG GAAAAGGAACTGTATCTCCTCGATGACCCTCTGGCCGCTGTGGATGCAGACGTGGCCAACCATCTGCtgcacaggtgcatcctgggtgTGCTGAGCCATACCACGCGGCTGCTGTGTACCCACCGCACTGAGTACCTGGAGAGAGCTGACGTGGTACTGCTGATGGACGCCGGGCGTCTCGTGCAGGCTG gGCCTCCTTCTGAGATACTGCCATTGGTACAAGCTGTCCCCAAAGCCTGGGCTGAGGAGGGACAAGAGCCTGACACAG ccaaggctgggtcagcaCAAAACCCAGAGAAAACACAGGAGGggctagaagtggagcagagcaCATCTGGCCGCCTGCTggaggaagaaagcaagaaggaggGCGCAGTGGCTTTGCACGTGTACCGAGCGTATTGGAGGGCCGTGGGCaacggcctggccctggccatcctCTTCTCCCTGCTCCTCATGCAAG CCACACGGAATGCTGCCGACTGGTGGCTCTCCCACTGGATCTCTCAGCTGAAGGCAGCCAAGAACGGCTCCCAGgaggtgccagcccctgccagcctggGTTCCACGGGCCCCTTCTctccacagctgctcctcttcacgcCTGGAAGCCTCAG CACCCCGGTGTTCCCACTGCCCAAAGCTGCCCCCAATGGCTCCTCAGATGTCCATTTCTACCTCATCGTGTACGCGACCATCGCTGGCCTCAACTCCTTCTGCACCCTTCTCCGGGCAGTGCTGTTCGCGGCAGGCACCCTGCAAGCAGCTACTGCCCTGCATCACCGCCTGCTGCACCGAGTCCTCATG GCACCAGTGACTTTCTTCGACTGCACGCCTACGGGCCGGGTCCTAAACCGCTTCTCCTCCGACGTGGCCTGTGTGGACGACAGCCTGCCCTTTATCCTCAACATCCTGCTGGCCAACGCCGCGGGCCTGTTGGGCCTCCTggctgtgctgggctctgggctgccctggctgctgctgctgctgccgcccctGAGCGTCGTCTACTACCGTGTGCAGCGCCACTACAGGGCCTCCTCCCGGGAGCTGCGGCGCCTGGGCAGCCTCACGCTGTCCCCACTCTATACCCACCTGGCCGACACCTTGGCCGGCCTCCCCGTGCTCCGGGCTGCAGGGGCCACCGACAG GTTTGAGGAAGAGAACCAGCGACTCCTGGAACTAAACCAGAGGTGCCAGTTTGCTGCCAGCGCCACGATGCAGTGGCTGGACATTCGGCTGCAGCTCATGGGGGCAGCAGTGGTCAGTGCCATTGCAGGCATCGCCCTGGTGCAGCACCAGCAGGGCCTCGCCAACCCAG GGCTGGTGGGCCTGTCGCTGTCCTACGCCCTGTCTCTCACAGGCCTGCTCTCAGGCCTGGTGAGCAGCTTTACGCAGACGGAAGCCATGCTGGTGAGCGTGGAGCGGCTGGAGGAGTACTGCTGTGACCTGCCCCAGGAGCCCAAGGGCCAGCCACTGCAG CAGGGTGTCGGCTGGCTGGCCCAGGGCAGTGTGGAGTTCCAGGACGTGGTGTTGGTGTACCGGCCAGGGCTGCCCCACGCCCTGGACGGTGTGACCTTCCGTGTGCAGCCCGGGGAGAAGCTGGGCATCGTGGGCCGCACTGGCTCGGGCAAGTCTTCCCTGTTGCTGGTGCTCTTCCGGCTGCTGGAGCCCAGTTCGGGGCGGGTGCTGCTCGACGGCGTGGACACCAGGCAGCTGCAGCTGGCCGAGCTCAG GTCCCAGCTGGCTGTCATCCCCCAGCAGCCCTTTCTGTTCAGTGGGACTGTTCGGGAAAACCTGGACCCCCGGGGCCTACATGAGGACGAGGCCTTGTGGCAGGCGCTGGAGCAGTGCCACCTGAGGGAGGTGATTGGCTCCATGG GTGGCCTGGATGGTGAGCTGGGAGAGGGAGGCCGGAGCTTGTCCCTGGGGCAGAGGCAGCTGCTGTGTctggccagagctctgctcacGGAAGCCAAG ATCCTGTGCATTGATGAGGCCACGGCAAGTGTGGACCAGAAGACAGAGCAGCTGCTCCAGCAGACTATCCGCAAACGCTTTGCCAACAAGACCGTACTGACCATTGCCCACAG GCTCAGCACGATCCTGAACTCGGACCGCgtactggtgctgcaagcaggAAGGGTTGTGGAGCTGGACTCGCCCAGCGCCCTGCGCAGCCAGCCCCATTCACTGTTCCAGCAGCTGctgcagagcagccagcaggcagcccacccctccccttgA
- the ABCC10 gene encoding ATP-binding cassette sub-family C member 10 isoform X1 produces MEQLLAQLCGTSAVRPLPVWEGDTAGHCFTQLVLGALPHALLAVLSACHLGRPRRPDYTLPCSPGWRLRLMASILLSILPLLDLLPAALPPGAGPGPLGLEVLAGCVAAVAWSSHSLTLWALARSPHGRSQGPMALALIALLPAPALVLTLLWHCQRGTLLPPLHPGPLVRLCLLILQLTALLAYGLGWAAPGGPRKSRAQEPLISEDQEPEVAEDGESWLSRLSYAWLAPLMTRGACGKLQRPQDTCRLPHRLHPSYLARAFQAHWQEGARLWRALYGAFGRCYLALGLLKLVGTMLGFSGPLLLSLLVGFLEEGQEPLSHGLLYALGLAGGAVLGAVLQNQYGYELRKVTLQARGAVLSILYRKTLQLGPRRPPAGEVLNLLGTDSERLLNFAGSFHEAWGLPLQLAITLYLLYQQVGVAFVGGLILALLLVPVNKVIATRIMASNQEMLQHKDARVKLMTELLSGVRVIKFCGWEQALGARVEACRARELGRLRVIKYLDAACVYLWAALPVVISIVIFITYVLMGHQLTATKVFTALALVRILILPLNNFPWVINGLLEAKVSLDRIQRFLDLPNHSPQAYYSPDPPTEPSTVLELHGALFSWDPVGTSQETFINHLEVKKGMLVGIVGKVGCGKSSLLAAIAGELHRLRGRVAVWGLSKGFGLATQEPWIQFATIRDNILFGKTFDAQLYRDVLEACALNDDLSILPAGDQTEVGEKGVTLSGGQRARIALARAIYQEKELYLLDDPLAAVDADVANHLLHRCILGVLSHTTRLLCTHRTEYLERADVVLLMDAGRLVQAGPPSEILPLVQAVPKAWAEEGQEPDTAKAGSAQNPEKTQEGLEVEQSTSGRLLEEESKKEGAVALHVYRAYWRAVGNGLALAILFSLLLMQATRNAADWWLSHWISQLKAAKNGSQEVPAPASLGSTGPFSPQLLLFTPGSLSTPVFPLPKAAPNGSSDVHFYLIVYATIAGLNSFCTLLRAVLFAAGTLQAATALHHRLLHRVLMAPVTFFDCTPTGRVLNRFSSDVACVDDSLPFILNILLANAAGLLGLLAVLGSGLPWLLLLLPPLSVVYYRVQRHYRASSRELRRLGSLTLSPLYTHLADTLAGLPVLRAAGATDRFEEENQRLLELNQRCQFAASATMQWLDIRLQLMGAAVVSAIAGIALVQHQQGLANPGLVGLSLSYALSLTGLLSGLVSSFTQTEAMLVSVERLEEYCCDLPQEPKGQPLQQGVGWLAQGSVEFQDVVLVYRPGLPHALDGVTFRVQPGEKLGIVGRTGSGKSSLLLVLFRLLEPSSGRVLLDGVDTRQLQLAELRSQLAVIPQQPFLFSGTVRENLDPRGLHEDEALWQALEQCHLREVIGSMGECWALGAGREQGRPGSAVKLPWLTGGLDGELGEGGRSLSLGQRQLLCLARALLTEAKILCIDEATASVDQKTEQLLQQTIRKRFANKTVLTIAHRLSTILNSDRVLVLQAGRVVELDSPSALRSQPHSLFQQLLQSSQQAAHPSP; encoded by the exons GAGGCCAGATTACACCTtaccctgcagccctggctggcgCCTCCGACTCATGGCTTCCATCCTGCTCTCCATCCTCCCATTGCTAGACCTCcttccagctgctctgccacCAGGGGCAGGCCCAGGGCCTCTAGGGCTAGAAGTGTTGGCAGGGTGTGTGGCAGCTGTGGCTTGGAGCAGCCACAGCCTCACCCTATGGGCATTGGCTCGTTCCCCTCATGGCCGCTCCCAGGGGCCCATGGCCCTGGCTCTGATTGCCcttctgccagccccagccctagtgCTAACCCTGCTCTGGCATTGCCAGCGAGGCACACTTCTGCCCCCACTTCACCCGGGGCCCCTGGTCCGTCTGTGCCTTCTCATCCTGCAACTGACTGCCCTCTTGGCCTATGGACTGGGCTGGGCAGCCCCTGGGGGGCCACGAAAATCCCGGGCCCAGGAGCCCCTCATATCTGAGGATCAAGAACCTGAGGTGGCTGAGGATGGAGAGAGCTGGCTGTCCCGCCTGTCCTATGCCTGGCTGGCACCCTTGATGACCCGGGGGGCCTGTGGCAAGCTCCAGAGACCCCAGGATACTTGCCGCCTTCCCCACAGGCTGCATCCGTCCTACCTGGCCcgtgccttccaggcacattggcaggaaggtgcCCGGCTGTGGAGGGCTCTGTATGGGGCCTTTGGGCGCTGCTACCTGGCACTTGGACTGCTGAAGCTGGTGGGGACCATGCTGGGATTCTcagggcccctgctgctctccctgttGGTGGGCTTCCTAGAGGAGGGGCAGGAACCACTGAGCCATGGTCTGCTGTATGCCCTGGGGCTGGCTGGTGGGGCTGTCCTGGGTGCTGTGCTGCAGAATCAGTATGGGTATGAGTTACGGAAGGTGACCCTTCAGGCAAGGGGGGCCGTGCTAAGCATCCTGTACCGCAAGACTTTACAGCTGGGGCCCCGGCGCCCCCCTGCTGGAGAGGTCTTGAACCTGTTAGGCACTGATTCTGAGCGCCTGCTTAACTTTGCTGGGAGCTTCCACGAGGCCTGGGGCCTGCCCTTGCAGCTCGCCATCACCCTCTACCTGCTGTACCAGCAGGTAGGCGTGGCCTTTGTGGGTGGTCTTATCTTGGCCCTGCTGCTGGTACCTGTCAACAAAGTGATTGCCACCCGCATCATGGCCAGCAACCAGGAGATGCTACAGCACAAGGATGCACGAGTTAAG CTCATGACAGAGCTGCTGAGTGGTGTTCGGGTCATCAAGTTCTGCGGGTGGGAGCAGGCACTGGGGGCCCGAGTAGAGGCCTGCCGGGCTCGAGAGCTGGGGCGACTCCGTGTCATCAAATACCTGGATGCAGCCTGTGTCTACCTGTGGGCTGCCCTGCCGGTCGTCATCTCCATCGTCATCTTCATCACCTATGTTCTCATGGGGCACCAGCTCACCGCCACCAAG GTGTTCACGGCCCTGGCACTGGTCCGCATACTCATCCTACCCCTCAACAACTTCCCTTGGGTGATCAATGGCCTGTTGGAGGCCAAAGTGTCCTTGGACCGGATCCAGCGTTTCCTTGATCTTCCGAACCACAGCCCCCAGGCATACTACAGCCCAG ATCCTCCCACAGAGCCATCGACAGTGTTGGAGCTGCATGGAGCCCTGTTCTCCTGGGACCCTGTCGGAACCAGCCAGGAAACCTTCATCAATCACCTGGAAGTGAAAAAG GGAATGCTGGTGGGCATCGTGGGCAAGGTGGGCTGCGGGAAGAGCTCCCTGCTGGCTGCCATCGCTGGGGAGCTGCACAG GCTGCGTGGACGAGTGGCCGTGTGGGGGCTGTCCaaaggctttggcctggccactcAGGAACCCTGGATCCAGTTTGCCACCATCCGAGACAACATCCTCTTTGGGAAGACATTTGATGCCCAGCTGTACAGAGACGTGCTGGAGGCCTGTGCCCTGAATGATGACCTCAGC ATCCTGCCTGCTGGAGACCAGACAGAGGTCGGAGAGAAGGGTGTAACCCTCAGCGGGGGACAGCGGGCCAGGATAGCCCTTGCCCGTGCCATCTACCAG GAAAAGGAACTGTATCTCCTCGATGACCCTCTGGCCGCTGTGGATGCAGACGTGGCCAACCATCTGCtgcacaggtgcatcctgggtgTGCTGAGCCATACCACGCGGCTGCTGTGTACCCACCGCACTGAGTACCTGGAGAGAGCTGACGTGGTACTGCTGATGGACGCCGGGCGTCTCGTGCAGGCTG gGCCTCCTTCTGAGATACTGCCATTGGTACAAGCTGTCCCCAAAGCCTGGGCTGAGGAGGGACAAGAGCCTGACACAG ccaaggctgggtcagcaCAAAACCCAGAGAAAACACAGGAGGggctagaagtggagcagagcaCATCTGGCCGCCTGCTggaggaagaaagcaagaaggaggGCGCAGTGGCTTTGCACGTGTACCGAGCGTATTGGAGGGCCGTGGGCaacggcctggccctggccatcctCTTCTCCCTGCTCCTCATGCAAG CCACACGGAATGCTGCCGACTGGTGGCTCTCCCACTGGATCTCTCAGCTGAAGGCAGCCAAGAACGGCTCCCAGgaggtgccagcccctgccagcctggGTTCCACGGGCCCCTTCTctccacagctgctcctcttcacgcCTGGAAGCCTCAG CACCCCGGTGTTCCCACTGCCCAAAGCTGCCCCCAATGGCTCCTCAGATGTCCATTTCTACCTCATCGTGTACGCGACCATCGCTGGCCTCAACTCCTTCTGCACCCTTCTCCGGGCAGTGCTGTTCGCGGCAGGCACCCTGCAAGCAGCTACTGCCCTGCATCACCGCCTGCTGCACCGAGTCCTCATG GCACCAGTGACTTTCTTCGACTGCACGCCTACGGGCCGGGTCCTAAACCGCTTCTCCTCCGACGTGGCCTGTGTGGACGACAGCCTGCCCTTTATCCTCAACATCCTGCTGGCCAACGCCGCGGGCCTGTTGGGCCTCCTggctgtgctgggctctgggctgccctggctgctgctgctgctgccgcccctGAGCGTCGTCTACTACCGTGTGCAGCGCCACTACAGGGCCTCCTCCCGGGAGCTGCGGCGCCTGGGCAGCCTCACGCTGTCCCCACTCTATACCCACCTGGCCGACACCTTGGCCGGCCTCCCCGTGCTCCGGGCTGCAGGGGCCACCGACAG GTTTGAGGAAGAGAACCAGCGACTCCTGGAACTAAACCAGAGGTGCCAGTTTGCTGCCAGCGCCACGATGCAGTGGCTGGACATTCGGCTGCAGCTCATGGGGGCAGCAGTGGTCAGTGCCATTGCAGGCATCGCCCTGGTGCAGCACCAGCAGGGCCTCGCCAACCCAG GGCTGGTGGGCCTGTCGCTGTCCTACGCCCTGTCTCTCACAGGCCTGCTCTCAGGCCTGGTGAGCAGCTTTACGCAGACGGAAGCCATGCTGGTGAGCGTGGAGCGGCTGGAGGAGTACTGCTGTGACCTGCCCCAGGAGCCCAAGGGCCAGCCACTGCAG CAGGGTGTCGGCTGGCTGGCCCAGGGCAGTGTGGAGTTCCAGGACGTGGTGTTGGTGTACCGGCCAGGGCTGCCCCACGCCCTGGACGGTGTGACCTTCCGTGTGCAGCCCGGGGAGAAGCTGGGCATCGTGGGCCGCACTGGCTCGGGCAAGTCTTCCCTGTTGCTGGTGCTCTTCCGGCTGCTGGAGCCCAGTTCGGGGCGGGTGCTGCTCGACGGCGTGGACACCAGGCAGCTGCAGCTGGCCGAGCTCAG GTCCCAGCTGGCTGTCATCCCCCAGCAGCCCTTTCTGTTCAGTGGGACTGTTCGGGAAAACCTGGACCCCCGGGGCCTACATGAGGACGAGGCCTTGTGGCAGGCGCTGGAGCAGTGCCACCTGAGGGAGGTGATTGGCTCCATGGGTgagtgctgggccctgggagcaGGGCGGGAGCAGGGGAGGCCGGGCTCTGCAGTGAAGCTGCCCTGGCTCACAGGTGGCCTGGATGGTGAGCTGGGAGAGGGAGGCCGGAGCTTGTCCCTGGGGCAGAGGCAGCTGCTGTGTctggccagagctctgctcacGGAAGCCAAG ATCCTGTGCATTGATGAGGCCACGGCAAGTGTGGACCAGAAGACAGAGCAGCTGCTCCAGCAGACTATCCGCAAACGCTTTGCCAACAAGACCGTACTGACCATTGCCCACAG GCTCAGCACGATCCTGAACTCGGACCGCgtactggtgctgcaagcaggAAGGGTTGTGGAGCTGGACTCGCCCAGCGCCCTGCGCAGCCAGCCCCATTCACTGTTCCAGCAGCTGctgcagagcagccagcaggcagcccacccctccccttgA